From a single Miscanthus floridulus cultivar M001 chromosome 8, ASM1932011v1, whole genome shotgun sequence genomic region:
- the LOC136477414 gene encoding uncharacterized protein — MASDSGKNQDDDETKEPVDSLRQREESNAAAATEPPPSAPRLEIIEEEEEVHGPPEAGGQNPSAATATAAAAEQKGEETVSLFWAAWGSAGGKPPLPPRPPSFSREGLPSSSRAGGPSAAFDLKNVFDELMLECQRERSGETDQKAEAEGTPRQQNEQVDSPALWPKKGKKPLWRKFLDRIGISNRNYTIPHVSYQKLHITELIRHYNLLEMVAGRGVLFHSHALNLRNAYSEFRPVHGDGECFYRSFIFSYLEQVLHRQDTHEEHRLLAAVKGVARQHARLGWASEFSRSHKAFKKLIKKVMRWKTHRRWKHVPTINSYRIGKLLEFFNGYKGTDDIFAFLRLVAAIWICSHSEEFVPLIPELNEGRTLTEWCFQEVIQRRVFTDHIQITALVRALRVPLRVEYLFQEAGQDLYIGQDPQDDMPRSTCWPRHHHQVPPDHEVPRVTVLHTQEHYDIIYPYHPDGPVTSGESSGQRSDKTESQAAKSPSQHQTGSCSGETSNQQIDRVEGSTSTGEKSESDKIR, encoded by the exons ATGGCCTCCGATTCAGGAAAGAACCAAGACGACGACGAAACCAAAGAACCGGTCGATTCGCTGCGCCAGCGCGAGGagtccaacgccgccgccgctacaGAGCCGCCGCCCTCCGCTCCGCGGTTAGAGATCatcgaagaagaggaagaggtccATGGGCCACCGGAAGCCGGAGGCCAGAACccctccgccgccaccgccacagcTGCGGCGGCAGAGCAGAAGGGCGAGGAGACCGTGTCTCTTTTCTGGGCGGCCTGGGGCTCCGCTGGCGGCAAGCCCCCTCTTCCTCCACGCCCTCCCTCCTTCTCGAGAGAGGGCCTTCCCTCCTCCTCGAGAGCCGGAGGTCCGAGCGCCGCGTTCGATTTGAAGAACGTGTTCGATGAACTGATGCTGGAGTGCCAGAGGGAGAGGAGCGGGGAAACGGACCAGAAAGCCGAGGCTGAGGGAACGCCGAGGCAACAGAATGAGCAG GTGGACTCACCAGCACTTTGGCCCAAAAAAGGCAAGAAACCGCTCTGGAGAAAG TTTTTGGACAGGATAGGAATCTCCAACCGAAATTACACAATACCTCATGTGAGCTACCAG AAACTCCACATAACCGAGCTCATTAGGCATTACAATCTCCTTGAAATGGTTGCTGGACGAGGAGTGTTATTTCATTCACATGCTCTGAACCTTCGCAATGCCTATTCTGAATTTAGGCCAGTGCATGGAGATGGAGAGTGTTTCTACAGGAGCTTCATATTTTCCTACCTC GAGCAAGTCCTTCATAGGCAGGATACACATGAGGAACACCGTCTTCTTGCTGCTGTTAAAGGAGTGGCTAGGCAACATGCACGCCTTGGGTGGGCCTCCGAATTTTCCAGGAGCCACAAA GCATTTAAGAAGCTGATAAAGAAAGTAATGAGATGGAAGACACACAGACGGTGGAAGCATGTACCAACAATTAACAG CTACCGCATAGGGAAACTTCTTGAGTTCTTCAATGGTTATAAGGGGACAGACGACA TTTTTGCTTTCCTCAGATTGGTAGCAGCTATCTGGATATGCTCGCACAGTGAAGAGTTTGTACCACTTATACCCGAGCTCAATGAAGGTCGCACTCTCACCGAA TGGTGCTTTCAAGAAGTTATCCAGCGTAGGGTCTTTACAGATCATATTCAGATAACAGCACTAGTCAGGGCGCTTCGGGTGCCTCTGCGAGTGGAGTACCTCTTTCAAGAAGCTGGTCAAGACCTCTACATTGGCCAAGATCCCCAAGATGATATGCCAAGAAGCACGTGTTGGCCACGTCATCATCATCAAGTACCCCCTGATCATGAAGTTCCCCGTGTGACCGTGCTACACACGCAGGAGCACTATGACATCATATACCCATACCATCCTGATGGTCCTGTGACTTCTGGTGAGAGCTCTGGTCAGCGGTCTGACAAGACAGAGAGCCAGGCCGCTAAGAGTCCAAGTCAACACCAGACGGGTAGCTGCAGTGGTGAGACATCAAATCAGCAGATTGACCGGGTGGAGGGCTCCACCTCCACTGGTGAGAAATCAGAATCAGATAAAATCAGATAA